A section of the Ranitomeya imitator isolate aRanImi1 chromosome 7, aRanImi1.pri, whole genome shotgun sequence genome encodes:
- the HACD2 gene encoding very-long-chain (3R)-3-hydroxyacyl-CoA dehydratase 2 isoform X2: MASSPSGGVRSVDNDGQRRRRGPGALATAYLVIYNVIMTAGWLVIAVGLVRTYLAKGSYHSLYYSIERPLKFFQTGALLEIIHCALGIVPSSVVLTAFQVLSRVFLTWAVTHSVREVQSEDSVLLFVVAWTITEIIRYSFYTFSLLNHLPYIIKWARYTLFIVLYPMGVAGELLTIYAALPSVQQTGLYSISLPNKYNFSFHYYTFLILIMASYIPIFPQLYFHMLHQRRKVLHVERKKSA; this comes from the exons ATGGCAAGTTCGCCTTCTGGCGGTGTCCGTTCTGTGGATAATGACGGTCAGAGGAGGAGACGGGGCCCCGGAGCGTTGGCCACGGCTTATCTGGTCATTTACAATGTGATCATGACAGCGGG GTGGCTGGTCATAGCAGTCGGTTTAGTGCGCACGTATCTTGCCAAGGGGAGTTATCACAGCCTGTATTACTCCATCGAGCGGCCCCTGAAGTTCTTCCAGACGGGAGCGCTGCTGGAG ATTATACATTGTGCATTGG GAATTGTGCCGTCCTCCGTGGTCCTCACAGCGTTCCAGGTGCTTTCTCGGGTGTTCCTGACCTGGGCCGTCACACACAGCGTGAGAGAG GTGCAGAGCGAGGATTCGGTGCTGCTGTTCGTTGTTGCCTGGACAATCACTGAGATCATCCGCTACTCGTTTTATACCTTCAGCCTCCTCAACCATCTGCCGTACATAATCAAATGGGCCAG GTACACCCTCTTCATCGTCTTATATCCCATGGGGGTAGCCGGAGAGCTGCTGACCATCTACGCTGCGCTGCCGTCAGTCCAGCAGACCGGCCTGTACTCCATCAGCCTGCCCAACAAATACAACTTCTCCTTCCATTACTACACCTTCCTCATCCTCATCATGGCGTCCTACATCCCCA TTTTCCCGCAGCTCTACTTCCACATGTTGCACCAGAGGAGGAAAGTTCTTCACGTCGAGCGCAAGAAGTCGGCTTAA
- the HACD2 gene encoding very-long-chain (3R)-3-hydroxyacyl-CoA dehydratase 2 isoform X1, which produces MASSPSGGVRSVDNDGQRRRRGPGALATAYLVIYNVIMTAGWLVIAVGLVRTYLAKGSYHSLYYSIERPLKFFQTGALLEIIHCALGKSLGEGRQRPCGIVPSSVVLTAFQVLSRVFLTWAVTHSVREVQSEDSVLLFVVAWTITEIIRYSFYTFSLLNHLPYIIKWARYTLFIVLYPMGVAGELLTIYAALPSVQQTGLYSISLPNKYNFSFHYYTFLILIMASYIPIFPQLYFHMLHQRRKVLHVERKKSA; this is translated from the exons ATGGCAAGTTCGCCTTCTGGCGGTGTCCGTTCTGTGGATAATGACGGTCAGAGGAGGAGACGGGGCCCCGGAGCGTTGGCCACGGCTTATCTGGTCATTTACAATGTGATCATGACAGCGGG GTGGCTGGTCATAGCAGTCGGTTTAGTGCGCACGTATCTTGCCAAGGGGAGTTATCACAGCCTGTATTACTCCATCGAGCGGCCCCTGAAGTTCTTCCAGACGGGAGCGCTGCTGGAG ATTATACATTGTGCATTGGGTAAGTCACTGGGCGAAGGTCGGCAGCGGCCGTGCG GAATTGTGCCGTCCTCCGTGGTCCTCACAGCGTTCCAGGTGCTTTCTCGGGTGTTCCTGACCTGGGCCGTCACACACAGCGTGAGAGAG GTGCAGAGCGAGGATTCGGTGCTGCTGTTCGTTGTTGCCTGGACAATCACTGAGATCATCCGCTACTCGTTTTATACCTTCAGCCTCCTCAACCATCTGCCGTACATAATCAAATGGGCCAG GTACACCCTCTTCATCGTCTTATATCCCATGGGGGTAGCCGGAGAGCTGCTGACCATCTACGCTGCGCTGCCGTCAGTCCAGCAGACCGGCCTGTACTCCATCAGCCTGCCCAACAAATACAACTTCTCCTTCCATTACTACACCTTCCTCATCCTCATCATGGCGTCCTACATCCCCA TTTTCCCGCAGCTCTACTTCCACATGTTGCACCAGAGGAGGAAAGTTCTTCACGTCGAGCGCAAGAAGTCGGCTTAA